AACGTCACATGTGCTTAACGTGACCGACGCGTGTGTTCGCGCACTGACCTGTACGAAGAAGATGAAATGCTTGAAGGAGGTGTTGAGGTGAGCCTCCTCCTGGAGCTGCATGACCGAGTCGAAGTGCTGGTGGTAGATGTGAGCGTAAACCCTGAACAGACGCTTCAGGATGGTCTTGGCCACGGACATGAAGTTCTTGGGAAACGGGACACCTGGAGGGAGTAAAGTTCAGTGGAGAAGTTCTTCATTCGGCCGAGCCTGTGTCAATTCATAAGAAATGAACGGGAGGAACAAACCGATCTTAGACGGGAAGAGGGTTTCATCATCCAGCTGATCCTGAACCCAGGTCATCAAGTAGTCGATGTACTTCGGAGCAGAACACTTGATGGGCTTCTTGATGTTGGTCCCGTCTGCCCAGTGATACTCATACCTGATGATTTACCAGACAGAGTGTCTCTCATACCATTCATGCTCATGTAGTGCTGTcaaattaatcgtgattaaccGCATCTAAcataacagtgtgtgtgtgtgtgtgtgtgtgtgtgtgtgtgtgtgtgtgtgtgtgtgtgtgtgtgtgtgtaatatacaGACAACActaacttttatgttagatgcgattaattgatttgacaacactaatatatatatatatatatatatatatatatatatatatatatatatatatatatatatatatatatatatatatatatatatatatatatatatatatatatctcagcAAAAGCGGCTCAGCAAAAGTGTGTTTCGGATCAAGGACTTTtagtttcaaaataaaagctcatttCCCTTTTACACATTTTGAAACTTTCCAACCTCACAACAACATTAaaagaacaacaacaataataataataataataataataataataataataataaatgaaacacttttactaaaataattagctaaaaacagttaaaacaaactttaaaaaaacagtatataaacattcatatttGAATGAAGAGCAGCATAATTCTGTAAACGAACACTTTTCAGCCTAATGAAGTTCAACGTGGGTTATTTTGTTGAAGAGCAGcagtattattgttattatattttattacatctacagttgcaagaaaaagtatgtgaaccccttgcagaatctgcaaaatgcatgttattttttatttattactctCCTGagaaagatattttacataaaagatgtttacatataatccacaagacaaaacaatagctgaatttattaaaataaccccattcataagtatgtgaagcattgattctcaatactgtgtgtggtcacctgatgatccacgactgtttgtgtgttttgtgatggttgttcatgagtctcttgtttgtcctgagcagttaaactgagctctgttcttcagaaaaatcctccagatcctgcagattcttcagttttccagcatcttctgcgtatttgaaccctttccagcagtgactgaatgattttgggATCCGTctttgagggactcaaactcaactattaaaaaaagttcaaacattcactgatgctccagaaggaaacgcgatgcattaagagccgaagggtgaaaacttttgaacaggatgaagatgtccaaatttttcttattttgtttaataaaaatctttttttttcatttagtactgcccttcggaagcaacagaagatactagcatgtttcccggaagacaatttaaatacaatttaccttgatcttcaaattccaaaagttttcacccctcgtctcttaatgcatcgtgtttccttctggatcatcagtgaatgtttgaacctttttaaagtccgcgtgaaccggaagttgcaaacgacttttctacagtgttgtgacgtatttccaagtgaaatggaatattgaatagagggcagggttttactttagcgctcctcctctccatctctcgctcatagcataCTAACGGTTgcaggggagtggtttaagcgatttcaacccaagccgtcaaactgacgttatcagagaaggggcaccgttgcagaggggaggagcattttcagattatgattaaatattatgaagccaaacaatttttttgtgtggattgacttgcacggatgaattgttcaccacaaaactaacaatttgagctaacaaaataaataaggtcaattttgatttcatgtgtactttaatagttgagtttgagtccctcagttgtcctcagtgtgaaaagatggatcccaaaatcattcagtcactgctggaaagggttcaaatacgcagaagatgctggaaaactgaagaatctgcaggatctggaggatttttctgaagaacagagctcagtttaactgctcaggacaaacaagagactcatgaacaaccatcacaaaacacacaaacagtcgtggatcatcaggtgaccacacacagtattgagaatcaatggatcacatacttatgaatggggttattttaataaattcagctattgttttgtcttgtggattatatgtaaacatcttttatgtaaaatatctttctCAGGagagtaataaataaaaaataacatgcattttgtattatctcctttattttgttaaaattattcacattttcacagattctgcaagtggttcacatactttttcttgcaactgtagaTTATTGTACCTGCAGACATGACAGAGCAGCAGTATTACTGTtattatatatagttatatattgtatatatatatatatatatatatatatatatatatatatatatatatatagtgtgtgtgtgtgtgtgtgtgtgtgtgtgtgtacctgggTCCTGCAGACATGACAGAGCAGCTGGTTTCTGTGCAGAACTCAGTGATGGTTCCGTACAGCATGTTGATCTGGTTGAAGAAGTCCACAGCTGAAATAAACGGGTGAGGATTCAGTGGCATGATCATGATTAGATTAGGtattcctcacacacacacacacactctctctctctctcaaactctctccctctcacacacacacacacactctctctctctctcaaactctctccctctcacacacacacacacactctctctctctctcaaactctctccctctcacacacacacacacactctctctctctctcaaactctctccctctcacacacacacacacactctctctctctctcaaactctctccctctcacacacacacacacactctctctctctctcactctctctctcacacacacacacacacacacacactcactgttgACCGCGATCCACTCGTTCAGGTCTTCTCCCTCCGGTAACATCACGGCCGCGCGCAGATTCCCGCTCCCGAGAGTGGCTTCCGCGTGCTTGAGCAGCTCGTACTGGTGAGAGCCCTCGGGGATGTTCTTCTTGGGCTTGAAGGTCTTGGACGAGCGATTTCCACTGAACAAGAGTCACATCGTGCTGTGTTAGACTGATTTCACAATAAATCAACAGAACTGAAACTGAGCAGAATAAGATCATTTGTTTACGCAATACTCGAACACAGGAACACATCTCGACCGGAAATGCTGTTCGTTTTAAAAGTTTCGTGTTATCAGAAATGTTATTTGGTTCACTTTTGCTGTGTGAACTTCTATATCACATTTATCTGCAATAAGCGATTATAGAAGGAAAGAAACAATAAACTTCATCAACTCAATACTTACAATAAGAAACTCATCTCCGCTTCTTTTCTTCTGATTAAACCCTTCTAGAAGGAGATGTGAACTTCTGCTGCGGTAAAGTTGATCCTCAAAGGcctttaaacagcatttataaACTCCTCGAAGTTTTACAGACAGCAGTAGCTCGAGGAGTTTCAGGAAATGTCTACGATCGGCTTCCTAAAGTGACAAAAACCACAGAAATACGAGCAGACTGGGGGAAAACCTCCTGAGCGATACGAGTCGGATATTGTTGCAATTGTTCGGCACTTATTACGACAATTAACTAAAAATTATTAGTAAAACTGTGAGTCAGAATTCCCCGTCTGCTAACCCCGTACAGCTGCACTGCGCATGCGCGCCGGGCTCGAGGGCGGTGTGTGATCGGGGATCATCATCAGTGACGCTGATCGGGGATCATTAGTGACGCTGGAGCGCGCAGGGCGTCGGGTTAAAgacggacacacacacacacacacacacctctgccTGACTTCCACCCGGTCAGTTTGGGTCTCTGTAGCTCGTGTTCATTATATCATGGCCACACTCCGGGCTCTGCGGAAACTGTGCCGGCATTCCCACCAGCAGACCTGCAGTCTTCATCTGTCATCTTCAAGGTAAGAGTCTCGTGAGATCTGTCTTACAGGAGAAGACAGCAGAACTGTGACTGTATTCAGTAATGCCTCTGCTGTAATTCTCTCTCTGTCACACGTGGATTCTTTATTAAAGCGTGTCATATTTGTCTTCCTCTCGATGGTTTAGTTATGTAACAAACGCCGGTTTAGTTGTTCACTTCATCTGCGCGCCCCCGAGCGGCTCTCCGGCTGATGTAATGTCGGGAACTGCTTGCGCGCTGCCGGCGTCAAGTTTCGACAGATCCCTGTGCTTCTGCTGCTCACGTGCTGATGATGATTCCTGCGTGATCCTCAAATTGAGCACGAACCCGTCTTCATTTGTGCTGCTCGTCACTGATTAGAGGAATTAATTGAGCTGCTGACTAAACTACACTCGCGTGACCGAGACTTCTTCCACTAAACCGCGTTCATGAGTAgattaaagtcagcatgaaatcaaaattaactatttttacttttatggaatatcagtatttattttaatgatttatctgtgcagtTTTTATTCTAATCTTAAACAACAACGAAACAAAAAAACTTCTATTCTTGCAGCAGCGTCTcatctctgatgacgtgtttaccggcgcgagggcggggcaacctgtcactcacatgagatctaccaatagcaaaccacaattaTCCAATCAatcccgatggacaaaatcaagtcccgcctacattttttcttaatCGAGAAGCCGCTTTAGTCGTATATGAGTCACAATTGACCCTTTgcagggagtttgattgacaaagcgatctaaccaatcagaacgccaaatccgccattttgtccgacaaagcagtcaggagttagaagattaaccttgaaaaatggtgtgtgtactgacatctttccgcgtttgaaacaacattccttctgatgttcattcatg
This DNA window, taken from Megalobrama amblycephala isolate DHTTF-2021 linkage group LG4, ASM1881202v1, whole genome shotgun sequence, encodes the following:
- the mob1a gene encoding MOB kinase activator 1A — protein: MSFLFGNRSSKTFKPKKNIPEGSHQYELLKHAEATLGSGNLRAAVMLPEGEDLNEWIAVNTVDFFNQINMLYGTITEFCTETSCSVMSAGPRYEYHWADGTNIKKPIKCSAPKYIDYLMTWVQDQLDDETLFPSKIGVPFPKNFMSVAKTILKRLFRVYAHIYHQHFDSVMQLQEEAHLNTSFKHFIFFVQEFNLIDRRELAPLQDLIEKLGSKDR